From the genome of Muricauda sp. SCSIO 64092, one region includes:
- a CDS encoding arsenosugar biosynthesis-associated peroxidase-like protein, with translation MANSYYDPADLKKFGKITEWSEELGTKFFDYYGKVFEEGALSAREKSLIALAVAHVVKCPYCIDAYTKDGLQRGITKEEMMEAVHAGAAIESGATLVHGVQMMNKYNKLSM, from the coding sequence ATGGCAAACTCATATTATGACCCGGCCGACTTGAAAAAGTTTGGCAAAATCACGGAATGGAGCGAGGAACTGGGCACAAAATTTTTTGATTATTACGGTAAGGTTTTTGAAGAAGGCGCACTAAGTGCTAGGGAAAAGTCCTTGATCGCCCTGGCCGTGGCCCATGTGGTAAAATGCCCCTATTGTATAGACGCCTACACAAAGGATGGGCTCCAAAGGGGTATCACCAAAGAGGAAATGATGGAAGCCGTGCATGCAGGAGCTGCCATAGAAAGTGGCGCCACCCTTGTACATGGTGTACAGATGATGAACAAATACAACAAATTATCAATGTAA
- the arsS gene encoding arsenosugar biosynthesis radical SAM (seleno)protein ArsS (Some members of this family are selenoproteins.): MSQSILHEVKKASKKSLKARENELASVNKQLEILNGGIFADGELPYFKDKIAKTGHFPLRPKKLEILQINVGYMCNQVCEHCHVDAGPDRKEIMTRETMEQCLEVIKNTGAHTLDLTGGAPEMNPNFRWFVEEAAKAGIQDFIVRSNLTIIRANKKYHDLPEFFKKHNVHVVSSMPHYTRGKTDKQRGDGVFDKSIRALQELNAVGYGMPDSPLRLDLVYNPSGAFLPGDQMALENDFKKALDEDFGIQFHNLFAITNLPISRFLDYLIASENYEDYMYALVEAYNPDAVSHVMCTNTISISWDGWLYDCDFNQMLDLKVASKVKHISAYNEDILNDRNITISQHCYGCTAGAGSSCQGTVA, translated from the coding sequence ATGTCCCAGAGTATTTTGCACGAAGTCAAAAAAGCTTCAAAAAAATCGCTGAAGGCGAGGGAAAACGAGTTGGCATCGGTCAACAAACAACTGGAAATCCTCAACGGGGGCATTTTCGCCGATGGGGAACTTCCTTATTTCAAGGATAAGATTGCCAAAACCGGTCATTTTCCCCTACGCCCCAAAAAGCTGGAAATCCTCCAGATCAATGTGGGCTATATGTGCAACCAGGTTTGTGAGCACTGCCATGTGGATGCGGGACCGGACCGAAAGGAAATCATGACCCGTGAAACCATGGAGCAATGCTTGGAGGTCATCAAGAATACCGGGGCCCATACTTTGGACTTAACGGGTGGCGCCCCGGAAATGAACCCAAATTTTAGATGGTTTGTAGAAGAAGCCGCCAAAGCGGGGATACAGGATTTTATTGTCCGTTCCAACCTTACCATCATCAGGGCAAACAAAAAATACCATGACCTTCCCGAGTTTTTTAAAAAACACAATGTACATGTCGTTTCTTCCATGCCGCACTATACCCGTGGGAAAACGGACAAACAACGTGGTGATGGGGTCTTTGACAAGTCCATCAGGGCCTTGCAGGAACTCAATGCCGTGGGTTACGGTATGCCGGACAGTCCACTGCGGTTGGATTTGGTCTACAACCCTTCCGGCGCTTTTTTGCCCGGTGACCAAATGGCCTTGGAAAACGATTTTAAAAAGGCTTTGGATGAAGATTTTGGCATTCAGTTCCACAACCTATTTGCCATTACCAACTTGCCCATTTCCCGCTTTTTGGATTACCTCATCGCCTCGGAAAACTATGAGGATTATATGTATGCACTGGTTGAAGCCTATAATCCCGATGCCGTATCCCATGTAATGTGCACCAATACCATTTCCATAAGTTGGGATGGATGGTTGTACGATTGCGACTTTAACCAAATGTTGGACCTAAAAGTGGCGAGCAAGGTAAAACATATTAGTGCGTACAACGAAGATATATTGAACGACAGGAATATCACCATCTCCCAACACTGCTATGGATGCACCGCCGGAGCCGGAAGTAGTTGTCAGGGCACCGTAGCCTAA
- the arsM gene encoding arsenosugar biosynthesis arsenite methyltransferase ArsM: MSYLETTNDLYREAALTPDVGLCCTTNPIWELPGLKIPKIMQEMNYGCGSTVHARDLSNNPKMLYVGVGGGMELLQFAYFNRQKSGVIGVDVVDEMLEASRQNFKVAEKENDWFRSDFVELRRGDALHLPVEDNTIDVAAQNCLFNIFKEEDLKRAIEEMYRVLKPHGKLVMSDPTCEQEMNETLRNDDRLRALCLSGSLPIQQYVKALTDVGFGTIEIRARKPYRILDPKNYPTNELIYIESIEVAAIKDSMPDDGPCVFTGKAAIYFGNQDYFDDNKGHVLLKNQPLAICDKTAGALASLEREDIFISKSTYHYDGGGCC; the protein is encoded by the coding sequence ATGAGTTACTTAGAAACAACCAACGATTTATATAGGGAAGCTGCCCTAACCCCAGATGTAGGATTATGTTGCACAACCAATCCCATATGGGAACTACCGGGATTGAAGATTCCAAAAATTATGCAGGAAATGAACTATGGATGCGGTAGCACAGTGCATGCCCGTGATCTTTCCAATAATCCAAAAATGCTTTATGTTGGTGTAGGTGGGGGAATGGAACTGTTGCAGTTTGCTTACTTCAACCGCCAAAAAAGTGGGGTTATCGGTGTTGATGTGGTGGACGAAATGTTGGAAGCCAGTAGGCAAAACTTCAAAGTGGCCGAAAAAGAAAACGATTGGTTTAGGTCGGACTTTGTGGAACTACGTAGGGGAGATGCGCTTCATCTTCCGGTTGAGGACAACACTATTGATGTTGCGGCCCAGAATTGCCTGTTCAATATTTTCAAGGAGGAAGATTTAAAGCGGGCCATTGAAGAAATGTACCGCGTGTTAAAACCACATGGCAAATTGGTGATGAGCGACCCCACCTGTGAACAGGAAATGAATGAGACCCTCCGCAATGACGACAGATTACGCGCACTGTGCTTAAGTGGAAGCCTCCCCATCCAACAATACGTTAAGGCATTGACCGATGTTGGTTTTGGCACTATAGAGATCAGGGCAAGAAAACCCTATCGTATCCTCGACCCCAAGAACTATCCTACCAATGAATTGATCTATATTGAATCCATTGAAGTAGCTGCAATCAAAGATTCCATGCCGGACGATGGTCCTTGTGTATTCACTGGAAAGGCCGCCATTTACTTTGGCAATCAGGATTATTTTGACGATAACAAAGGCCATGTATTGCTTAAAAACCAACCTTTGGCCATTTGCGATAAAACTGCAGGGGCACTGGCATCATTGGAAAGGGAAGATATTTTTATCAGCAAATCTACCTACCACTATGATGGTGGGGGGTGCTGTTAA
- a CDS encoding ABC transporter ATP-binding protein, whose translation MIAVHNLKKNYGPNTVLNIETLEIPKGQSFGLVGNNGAGKTTLFSLLLDLIPPTTGHIENNEVQVNKSEAWKPFTTAFIDETFLIGYLTPEEYFYFIGELRGRNKADVDALLSQFEDFFHGEILGQKKYLRDLSKGNQKKAGIVASFIGNPEVVILDEPFANLDPTTQIRLKSIIKELAATEGVTVLVSSHDLMHVTEVCERIVVLNKGEIVKDIETSAETLKELETFFGG comes from the coding sequence ATGATAGCAGTTCATAATCTGAAAAAAAATTACGGTCCAAATACGGTTTTGAACATTGAGACCCTGGAAATCCCGAAAGGACAAAGTTTTGGCCTTGTGGGCAACAATGGTGCCGGCAAGACTACATTGTTCAGCTTGTTATTGGATTTAATTCCCCCAACTACCGGGCATATAGAAAACAACGAAGTTCAGGTAAACAAAAGCGAGGCATGGAAACCCTTCACAACGGCCTTTATCGATGAGACTTTTTTGATAGGATACCTGACGCCGGAGGAATATTTTTACTTTATCGGTGAGCTTCGAGGAAGAAACAAAGCCGATGTGGATGCCTTACTGTCACAGTTCGAGGATTTTTTTCACGGTGAAATCCTGGGCCAGAAAAAATACCTTAGGGACCTGTCAAAAGGAAATCAAAAAAAGGCGGGCATTGTCGCCAGTTTCATTGGTAATCCGGAAGTGGTCATCCTCGATGAACCTTTTGCCAATTTGGATCCCACCACCCAGATACGGCTCAAGTCCATTATCAAGGAACTGGCCGCAACGGAAGGGGTAACCGTTTTAGTATCGAGCCATGATTTGATGCATGTTACCGAGGTTTGCGAGCGCATTGTGGTGTTGAACAAAGGCGAAATTGTCAAGGATATCGAAACTTCCGCAGAGACGCTTAAAGAATTGGAGACCTTCTTCGGGGGATAA
- a CDS encoding DUF2461 domain-containing protein, whose amino-acid sequence MITASYSTFFKELAQNNTKEWFHANKRRYETDVKGPFLELLETLLPQLKLWDGQMVDDPKKALFRIHRDIRFSKDKSPYHTIMKAGFSPGGKKSEKPGYYLGIDAEHIHVGGGLFMVSPTQLKKVRQHIAKNPKQLIGLVETPTFRRAFGLLKGERAKRLDKEFKAIAEQCDYLFHKQFYAFAEFPVSNFYGSERLVAEIVEHFEILTPLNTYLGKALENQEYYL is encoded by the coding sequence ATGATCACAGCTTCCTACAGCACCTTTTTTAAGGAACTGGCCCAAAACAATACCAAGGAATGGTTCCACGCCAATAAGAGGCGTTATGAAACGGATGTAAAAGGCCCTTTTTTGGAATTGTTGGAGACCCTACTTCCACAATTGAAACTATGGGATGGCCAAATGGTTGATGACCCCAAAAAAGCCCTTTTCAGAATCCATAGGGACATTCGGTTTTCCAAGGATAAATCCCCTTACCATACCATTATGAAGGCCGGTTTTTCCCCAGGAGGAAAAAAATCGGAAAAGCCCGGATATTATTTGGGTATCGATGCCGAACATATACATGTGGGGGGTGGCCTTTTTATGGTAAGCCCAACGCAACTCAAAAAAGTACGCCAACATATTGCCAAGAATCCAAAGCAACTTATAGGGCTTGTGGAAACCCCAACATTCAGGAGGGCATTTGGTCTCTTAAAAGGGGAAAGGGCAAAGCGATTGGATAAGGAATTCAAGGCCATTGCGGAGCAATGTGACTACTTGTTCCATAAACAATTTTATGCCTTTGCCGAATTTCCCGTGTCCAATTTTTATGGGTCGGAACGTCTGGTAGCTGAAATAGTGGAGCATTTTGAAATTTTAACGCCGCTAAACACCTATCTGGGCAAAGCCCTCGAAAATCAGGAGTATTATTTATGA
- a CDS encoding DUF5687 family protein, with translation MFKRFIQLQWKAFFRSASFGKSVGIKIFMAFMGLYLLASLGILGGTLYFILRKLVPDQGPMWVLSQFLVYWVLAELFFRYFMQKLPVMEIKPLLINNIPKSKIVNYILGKSVFSGFNLLTLVTFVPFAIVLLAKGYPALNVLVWLLAMTVIALCANFLNFLINKSDVALGIIIGALVAFWGLEYFGIISIKAIFGSIFHALYAYPISVLAPLGILVVLYFLNFKYLQRVLYLDGALKGKTKEAKSTNLAWTRRFGEMAPFLQLDLRLIWRNKRTKTQVWISLLFVFYGLIFYTQEVYANMVGMHVFLGIFMTGIFLANFGQFIPAWDSAYYGMMMSQNIPLRKYLESKALLITVSVVVMFFLTIPYVYFGWKVFLVNTACAVYNLGINIPVILYFGSFNKKRIELDQSPFGNMQGTSAVQFLIMLPVLGLPIALFTLLHFLISFEIAISVLVGLGILGYAFKGRLLDLVTEQYAHKKHAMLQGFQQKNG, from the coding sequence ATGTTCAAACGATTTATTCAATTGCAATGGAAAGCATTTTTCCGTTCGGCTTCGTTCGGAAAAAGTGTGGGGATTAAAATATTTATGGCCTTTATGGGCCTTTATCTTTTGGCTTCCCTGGGAATACTGGGAGGTACTCTATATTTTATCCTAAGAAAATTAGTGCCAGATCAAGGGCCGATGTGGGTTTTGAGCCAATTTCTGGTCTACTGGGTTTTGGCGGAACTGTTTTTTAGGTATTTCATGCAAAAACTGCCCGTAATGGAAATTAAACCATTGCTGATCAACAATATTCCAAAATCCAAGATTGTCAATTATATCTTGGGCAAATCGGTTTTTTCCGGCTTCAATCTGCTCACTTTGGTGACTTTTGTCCCCTTTGCCATTGTCCTGTTGGCCAAGGGATATCCCGCGTTGAATGTATTGGTATGGCTTTTGGCCATGACGGTAATCGCCCTTTGTGCCAACTTTCTCAATTTTTTGATCAATAAGAGTGATGTGGCCCTAGGAATTATTATTGGGGCATTGGTGGCCTTTTGGGGATTGGAATATTTTGGGATCATTTCCATAAAGGCCATTTTTGGATCTATTTTTCATGCCCTCTATGCCTACCCCATCTCGGTTCTCGCCCCATTGGGGATTCTGGTTGTCCTGTATTTCCTCAATTTTAAATACCTACAACGTGTATTGTATTTGGACGGTGCTTTAAAAGGAAAGACAAAGGAGGCAAAATCGACCAATTTGGCCTGGACCAGACGCTTTGGTGAGATGGCCCCATTTTTACAATTGGATTTACGATTGATATGGCGAAACAAACGGACCAAAACCCAGGTTTGGATATCCCTGTTGTTCGTTTTTTATGGCCTTATTTTCTATACCCAGGAAGTCTATGCCAATATGGTAGGGATGCACGTGTTTTTGGGCATTTTTATGACCGGTATCTTTTTGGCGAATTTCGGCCAGTTTATACCGGCTTGGGACAGCGCTTATTATGGAATGATGATGTCCCAGAACATTCCGTTGCGAAAGTACCTGGAGTCCAAGGCGCTCCTTATCACCGTTAGTGTGGTGGTCATGTTCTTTTTGACCATTCCCTATGTGTATTTTGGATGGAAGGTGTTTTTGGTGAACACGGCCTGTGCCGTCTATAATCTAGGAATAAACATCCCGGTGATCCTATACTTTGGGTCCTTTAACAAAAAAAGGATTGAATTGGACCAAAGCCCGTTTGGAAATATGCAGGGGACCAGTGCCGTGCAGTTTTTGATCATGCTTCCCGTGCTTGGGCTGCCCATCGCGTTATTCACCCTATTGCATTTTTTGATATCCTTTGAAATTGCCATTTCGGTCCTTGTAGGCCTGGGAATTTTGGGCTACGCCTTTAAGGGGAGATTGTTGGATTTGGTAACCGAACAGTATGCCCACAAAAAACATGCAATGCTTCAAGGATTTCAACAAAAAAATGGATAA
- a CDS encoding TetR/AcrR family transcriptional regulator has translation METTLQHSKALHLYRAKGLELFYKNGYCNTSLEELCDSLSLSKKVFIDSFMSKEDFFIGIAQSLILQNTLNLLIEPVAYKQSPFPLILDVIDLELEKAINSVADNGSMLFNFITEFNNKNHRINKYLKDILKIWEINLVSLLRKGQLDGYVNKDVDCNGVANYIISSYMGARTLMVEGNSQLLANQYIQQLRYYFYSISNKYN, from the coding sequence ATGGAAACTACCCTACAGCACAGTAAAGCATTGCATTTGTATCGCGCTAAAGGTCTTGAACTCTTTTACAAGAATGGATACTGCAATACTTCCTTGGAGGAACTATGTGACTCCCTTTCCCTCTCCAAAAAAGTTTTTATTGACAGCTTTATGTCCAAAGAAGATTTTTTTATCGGGATTGCCCAGAGCCTTATCCTTCAAAATACCCTTAACCTGCTTATTGAACCCGTAGCCTACAAGCAAAGTCCATTTCCATTGATTTTGGACGTCATCGATCTGGAACTTGAAAAGGCCATTAACAGCGTAGCCGACAATGGTAGCATGCTGTTCAACTTTATTACTGAATTCAACAATAAAAACCATCGCATCAACAAATACCTCAAGGACATCCTAAAAATCTGGGAAATCAATCTGGTCTCCCTATTGCGAAAGGGACAATTGGACGGTTACGTAAACAAGGATGTGGATTGCAATGGTGTTGCCAATTATATCATATCTTCCTATATGGGCGCCCGGACATTAATGGTAGAGGGAAATTCGCAGTTATTGGCAAATCAGTATATACAACAGCTCCGTTATTACTTTTACAGCATCTCCAATAAATACAATTAA
- a CDS encoding patatin-like phospholipase family protein: protein MKNLEGRSIGLVLSGGGIRGMAHIGLLKAMEAHGLEANVISGSSVGALVGALYANANSIDEMLQFFKDTPLFQYSFFTFNKPGFIDTDRYFDIFKKYFPENSFASLKRKLFVLATDLMNGKEVAFDSGTLIRPLLASAALTPVFSPVEIGGILYADGGVMNNFPKEYVDGKCDIIIGCNVSIAGELQKKDLKNAWQLGTRVTSLAIYASCKDKLAACDIAIEPKELETIGVFDKKNIEKAYNLGYDYGMGAIEGFLSGESQTAAPNTK, encoded by the coding sequence ATGAAAAATCTTGAAGGAAGAAGCATTGGGTTGGTCCTATCCGGAGGCGGCATACGGGGCATGGCCCATATAGGATTGTTAAAAGCGATGGAAGCGCATGGATTGGAGGCCAATGTAATTTCTGGAAGCAGTGTAGGGGCTTTGGTCGGCGCTTTATATGCCAATGCGAACAGTATAGATGAGATGTTGCAGTTTTTTAAGGACACCCCCCTGTTCCAATATAGTTTCTTTACGTTCAACAAGCCGGGATTTATCGATACCGATCGGTATTTTGACATTTTTAAAAAGTATTTCCCGGAAAATTCCTTTGCTTCCCTAAAGCGGAAGCTGTTTGTTCTGGCAACCGATCTTATGAACGGAAAAGAGGTGGCCTTTGATTCGGGAACATTGATCCGTCCGTTGTTGGCATCGGCGGCGTTGACCCCGGTCTTCAGTCCCGTTGAAATAGGGGGAATCCTATATGCCGATGGTGGGGTGATGAACAATTTTCCCAAGGAATATGTGGATGGGAAGTGCGATATCATCATTGGATGCAATGTTTCCATTGCGGGGGAACTACAGAAAAAAGACTTAAAGAACGCGTGGCAACTGGGAACGCGCGTCACCAGTTTAGCCATCTATGCCTCTTGCAAGGACAAACTGGCGGCATGTGATATTGCCATTGAGCCAAAAGAGTTGGAGACCATCGGGGTTTTTGATAAAAAAAACATTGAGAAAGCCTATAATTTAGGTTATGATTATGGTATGGGGGCTATTGAGGGATTTCTTTCCGGGGAATCACAAACGGCAGCGCCCAACACCAAATAA
- a CDS encoding ferredoxin--NADP reductase encodes MSDFHALKVASVDALTPNAVALSFDVPTELRETFAFLPGQYITLKKEMDDKEVRRAYSISSAPSSGKLTVGIKKMPNGTFSKYANGSISPGDVLEVMPPEGRFVFEPNSETKTIAAFAAGSGITPIMSIAQSVLEANEKNRFVLVFGNQNPEETMYRRQLLDLQEKYTNRFFIQWVYSRSSEIDCLFGRIENATVNLVLKNKFKELDFDTFYLCGPEQMITTVSNSLKNNGIAEEKILYELFTSSDSEVNQVEGLDGKTKVTVVLDDEEQEFTMDQKELVLDAVLKNDIDAPYSCQGGVCSSCIARILEGEAEMVKNQILTDSEVAEGLILTCQAHAKTPVLKVDYDDV; translated from the coding sequence ATGAGCGATTTTCACGCCTTAAAAGTTGCATCGGTTGACGCATTGACGCCCAATGCCGTAGCGCTTTCTTTTGATGTCCCGACCGAACTGCGGGAAACCTTTGCTTTTCTGCCGGGACAGTATATCACCCTAAAAAAGGAAATGGACGATAAGGAGGTTCGTAGGGCCTATTCCATTTCCTCTGCCCCTTCTTCGGGAAAACTGACCGTGGGCATCAAAAAAATGCCGAATGGTACATTTTCAAAATATGCCAATGGATCCATTTCCCCCGGCGATGTCCTAGAGGTAATGCCCCCGGAAGGACGTTTTGTTTTTGAGCCCAATAGTGAAACAAAGACCATTGCCGCCTTTGCGGCTGGAAGTGGCATTACACCCATTATGAGTATTGCGCAAAGTGTATTGGAAGCCAACGAAAAAAATAGGTTTGTCCTGGTCTTTGGAAATCAAAATCCGGAAGAGACCATGTACAGAAGGCAATTGCTCGATCTTCAAGAAAAGTATACAAATCGATTTTTTATCCAGTGGGTCTACAGCAGGAGCAGTGAGATTGATTGCCTTTTTGGCCGAATAGAAAATGCCACTGTCAATTTAGTCCTAAAAAACAAGTTCAAGGAATTGGACTTTGATACCTTTTACCTCTGTGGCCCGGAGCAAATGATTACCACAGTTTCCAATTCCCTGAAAAACAACGGCATTGCCGAGGAAAAAATCCTGTACGAACTCTTTACCTCATCCGATTCTGAAGTGAACCAAGTTGAAGGTTTGGATGGAAAGACCAAGGTTACCGTGGTATTGGATGATGAAGAACAGGAGTTTACCATGGATCAAAAGGAATTGGTGTTGGATGCCGTTCTAAAAAATGATATTGATGCGCCCTACTCTTGCCAAGGTGGGGTGTGCAGTTCCTGTATAGCAAGGATACTGGAAGGAGAGGCGGAGATGGTCAAAAATCAAATCCTCACGGATAGTGAAGTTGCCGAGGGGTTGATCCTTACCTGTCAGGCCCATGCCAAAACTCCCGTCTTAAAGGTGGATTATGATGATGTCTGA
- a CDS encoding DUF2064 domain-containing protein: protein MFENQTNTAVLLFALSASEESKYKHIQKGGLLFHVLTGQTLSEVKKAGLPYFHFDEKLQKGSSFGERFSNAIQNLFDKGFKNVIALGNDCPQITRKHIQSAALQLSSGQNVIAPSKDGGFNLLGIQRDAFGKQDFEQLPWQTEQLLSKTLVYFGQRGQQPKLLRVFSDIDTVADIAFLLKTVRSFSNRLRNVLMEVLQTVQHHWLYSFRYTNLAFFALPFNKGSPLSLPSH, encoded by the coding sequence GTGTTCGAAAACCAAACAAATACCGCCGTTTTACTATTTGCCCTAAGTGCTTCCGAAGAGTCAAAATACAAGCACATCCAAAAGGGCGGGTTGCTCTTTCACGTGCTTACTGGACAAACATTGTCCGAGGTAAAAAAAGCCGGGCTTCCTTATTTCCATTTTGATGAAAAACTACAAAAAGGAAGTTCTTTCGGGGAACGGTTTTCCAATGCCATCCAAAATCTTTTCGACAAAGGTTTTAAAAATGTTATTGCCCTTGGCAACGACTGCCCCCAGATAACCAGGAAGCATATCCAATCTGCCGCCCTGCAATTGTCTTCTGGGCAAAATGTCATTGCCCCTTCCAAGGATGGCGGTTTTAATCTTTTGGGAATACAAAGGGATGCGTTTGGAAAACAGGATTTTGAACAGCTCCCCTGGCAAACCGAACAACTCCTATCCAAGACCCTGGTTTATTTTGGGCAACGTGGACAACAGCCAAAATTGCTCCGGGTGTTTTCTGATATTGACACCGTGGCCGATATCGCTTTCCTTCTCAAAACCGTAAGATCATTTTCCAACCGACTTCGCAACGTATTGATGGAGGTACTTCAAACGGTCCAGCACCATTGGCTTTATTCCTTCAGGTATACAAACCTTGCATTTTTTGCACTCCCCTTCAACAAAGGTTCTCCCCTTTCCCTCCCTTCACACTGA
- a CDS encoding nuclear transport factor 2 family protein: MTTQEVADKLVGYCRKGQFENAMKTLYGPNIVSIEPKGAPMERVEGFEEVLKKAAFFNDMVEEFHGNEVSDSIVADNFFSCYMKMDATFKEGGRQSMEEICLYQVKDGKIVQEEFFYTPNPQG; the protein is encoded by the coding sequence ATGACAACACAGGAAGTTGCCGACAAATTGGTCGGTTATTGTAGGAAGGGCCAATTTGAAAACGCCATGAAAACGCTTTACGGTCCCAATATTGTTAGTATTGAGCCTAAAGGGGCACCCATGGAACGGGTGGAAGGTTTTGAGGAAGTCCTAAAAAAAGCGGCGTTTTTTAATGATATGGTCGAGGAATTTCATGGGAATGAAGTGTCCGACTCCATAGTGGCCGATAATTTCTTTTCATGTTATATGAAAATGGATGCCACTTTTAAGGAGGGGGGAAGACAATCGATGGAAGAAATCTGTCTGTACCAGGTAAAGGATGGTAAAATCGTGCAGGAAGAATTTTTCTATACCCCCAATCCGCAGGGATAG
- a CDS encoding GlxA family transcriptional regulator, with amino-acid sequence MKHVSILVPKGNSILSSIVGPYKILMGANQFMIQTGLRNDNYFDLHLVGIEKAATLYEGAFGVHCDSLLEEIEKTDLILIPALRPDNLMEDLAQNAPFIPWILKHRAQTNAEVASMCMGAFVLAQTGLVDNKQCSTHWAAMDLFAQLFPQVNLVSNKVVTEEDGIYTSGGAYSFLNLMLHLVEKYCGRGAAVYISKFFEIEFDRDNQNQFAIFQGQKDHEDEAIRQAQLYIEGNVNERISVEALALKFAISRRNFVRRFKKATQNTPLEYIQRVKMEAAKRSLESTQKNVNEVMYQVGYADQKAFRTVFKKYVGLSPVAYKSKYNRGVTRFERPSAW; translated from the coding sequence ATGAAACATGTAAGCATTTTGGTGCCAAAGGGGAATTCCATCTTGAGTAGCATAGTTGGACCTTATAAGATATTGATGGGTGCCAACCAATTTATGATACAGACGGGTTTACGGAATGATAACTATTTTGACCTTCACCTGGTAGGCATTGAAAAAGCGGCCACGCTCTATGAAGGAGCCTTTGGGGTCCATTGCGATAGCCTTTTGGAGGAGATTGAAAAAACGGACCTGATTTTAATTCCAGCTCTGCGACCGGACAATCTTATGGAGGATTTGGCCCAAAATGCGCCCTTTATTCCCTGGATTTTAAAGCACCGGGCCCAGACCAATGCCGAGGTGGCCAGCATGTGTATGGGGGCATTTGTTTTGGCACAGACCGGTTTGGTGGACAACAAGCAATGTTCGACCCATTGGGCTGCCATGGATTTGTTTGCCCAATTGTTTCCACAAGTGAATTTGGTGTCCAATAAAGTGGTTACTGAAGAGGATGGCATCTATACCAGTGGGGGCGCCTATTCGTTTTTGAACCTTATGTTACATCTGGTGGAAAAATACTGTGGCCGTGGGGCAGCCGTATATATCTCCAAATTTTTTGAAATAGAATTTGACCGTGACAATCAAAATCAATTTGCCATATTCCAGGGTCAGAAGGATCATGAGGATGAAGCCATACGACAAGCGCAGTTGTATATTGAAGGAAATGTCAACGAAAGGATTTCAGTGGAAGCCCTGGCCCTAAAGTTTGCGATCAGCCGACGGAATTTTGTGCGACGATTTAAAAAAGCCACACAGAACACCCCCTTGGAATATATTCAGCGGGTTAAAATGGAAGCGGCCAAGCGAAGTTTGGAGTCCACCCAAAAAAATGTGAACGAAGTGATGTACCAAGTGGGTTATGCCGATCAGAAGGCTTTCAGGACCGTATTCAAAAAATATGTGGGTTTATCACCTGTGGCATATAAGTCAAAATACAACCGTGGCGTGACCCGTTTTGAGCGCCCCTCTGCCTGGTAA